The Phaenicophaeus curvirostris isolate KB17595 chromosome 25, BPBGC_Pcur_1.0, whole genome shotgun sequence genome has a segment encoding these proteins:
- the RBM7 gene encoding RNA-binding protein 7 isoform X1, with amino-acid sequence MGAAAAEADRTLFVGNLDPKVTEELIFELFHQAGPVIKVKIPKDRDGRPKQFAFVNFKHEESVPYGLSLLNGIKLFGRPIKIQFRAGSSHASQDGNSVSSPHGAAGNAPSGSPHPAPTCGSRYDRIPDSTVAAGFSAQRPLPTADGLPRQAPMHGAARQQPPAFALPGAFQHAPHTFHPALASQPPRRPELPSQRKGRLSAHPYHFAREQRFGERGSEFCRGGREDYGFEERGHDPEHRYREPIYDERHRDGWSHDYDYRRESYREVKWHPSRH; translated from the exons AtgggcgcggcggcggcggaggcggATCGGACCCTCTTTGTGGGCAACCTGGACCCCAAGGTCACCGAGGAGCTCATCTTCGAGCTCTTCCACCAG GCAGGCCCGGTGATCAAGGTGAAGATCCCCAAGGACCGAGATGGGAGGCCCAAGCAATTCGCCTTTGTCAACTTCAAGCACGAGGAGTCCGTCCCTTACGGGCTGAGCCTGCTCAATGGGATCAAGCTGTTCGGGAGGCCCATCAAAATCCAGTTCCGAGCAG GGAGCAGTCATGCCTCTCAGGATGGAAATTCAGTTTCTTCCCCACACGGAGCCGCTGGCAACGCCCCTTCTGGCTCACCGCATCCAGCACCCACCTGTGGCAG TAGATACGACAGGATTCCTGACAGCACGGTAGCAGCAGGGTTCTCGGCGCAGCGGCCGCTGCCGACAGCGGACGGCCTTCCGAGACAAGCGCCG ATGCACGGGGCCGCGCGGCAGCAGCCGCCCGCCTTCGCCCTCCCCGGCGCCTTCCAGCACGCTCCCCACACCTTCCACCCCGCGCTGGCTTCCCAGCCTCCCCGGCGCCCGGAGCTGCCGTCGCAGCGCAAGGGCCGGCTCAGCGCCCACCCCTATCACTTCGCCCGTGAGCAGCGCTTCGGGGAGCGAGGCTCCGAGTTCTGCCGGGGCGGGAGGGAGGATTACGGTTTCGAGGAGAGGGGCCACGACCCCGAGCACCGCTACCGGGAGCCCATCTACGACGAGAGGCACCGGGACGGCTGGAGCCACGACTACGACTACCGGAGGGAGAGCTACAGGGAGGTCAAGTGGCACCCGTCGCGGCATTAG
- the NNMT gene encoding nicotinamide N-methyltransferase has product MAAPEVFTDADVYQRTFNPQEYLKEFYNLSDSNNQPNTFLMENLKSLHKMFSLDGLKGDTLIDIGCGPTIYQLLSACENFQEIFASDYTDQNRRELEKWLKKEPGAFNWSPVVQYVCELEGNRDAWAEKEERLRKKVKQVLKCDVTKANPVALRPVDCIVSTLCLEAACKDLATYRSAVRNIGALVKPGGHLVLLTVLQETFYAFNNQVFSCLRLEKKDVEEAVEAAGFDVRFSEMQPCLPGDPRADCENVLSLVARKRSSS; this is encoded by the exons ATGGCTGCTCCAGAAGTCTTCACGGACGCAGATGTTTACCAGCGCACTTTCAACCCTCAGGAGTATTTGAAAGAATTCTACAACTTGAGCGACAGCAACAACCAGCCCAACACGTTCCTGATGGAAAACCTGAAGAGCCTGCACAAAATGTTCTCCTTGG ATGGCCTGAAGGGCGATACCCTGATAGACATTGGCTGCGGCCCCACCATCTATCAGCTTCTGTCTGCCTGTGAGAACTTCCAGGAGATCTTTGCCTCGGATTACACTGATCAGAACCGCCGGGAACTGGAGAAGTGGCTGAAGAAGGAACCAGGAGCCTTCAACTGGAGCCCGGTGGTGCAGTACGTTTGTGAGCTGGAAGGGAACAG GGACGCGTGGgctgagaaagaggagaggttgAGGAAGAAGGTGAAGCAGGTTCTGAAGTGCGATGTGACCAAAGCCAACCCTGTGGCCCTGCGTCCTGTTGACTGCATTGTCTCCACCCTCTGCTTGGAGGCCGCCTGCAAGGACCTGGCCACCTACCGCAGTGCCGTGAGAAACATCGGTGCTCTTGTGAAGCCAGGAGGGCACCTGGTGTTGCTCACTGTCCTCCAGGAAACCTTCTATGCCTTCAACAACCAGGTTTTCTCATGCCTCCGTCTGGAGAAAAAAGATGTGGAGGAAGCAGTGGAGGCCGCTGGCTTTGACGTGAGGTTCAGCGAGATGCAGCCGTGCTTGCCTGGCGATCCCCGTGCAGATTGTGAAAATGTGTTGAGCCTCGTGGCACGCAAGCGTTCCTCCAGCTAG
- the REXO2 gene encoding oligoribonuclease, mitochondrial gives MLGGSRAGLGRLRGCGGRLWRGRRRAAAMAGGGMGQRMVWVDLEMTGLDVEKDQILEMACLITDCDLNVLAEGPNLIINQPDELLDSMSEWCKEHHGKSGLTKAVKESKISLQQAEYEFLSFVRQQTPPGLCPLAGNSVHADKKFLDKYMPQFMRHLHYRIIDVSTVKELCRRWYPEEYEFAPKKAASHRALDDIRESIKELQFYRDSIFKRKTDEKKRKLIENGESEKSAS, from the exons ATGCTGGGCGGCAGCCGCGCTGGGCTGGGCCGCCTGCGGGGCTGCGGCGGGCGGCTGtggcggggccggcggcgggcggcggccaTGGCGGGCGGCGGGATGGGGCAGCGCATGGTCTGGGTGGACCTGGAG ATGACGGGCCTGGACGTGGAGAAGGACCAGATCCTGGAGATGGCGTGTCTCATTACCGACTGCGACCTCAACGTGCTGGCCGAG GGTCCGAACCTGATTATCAACCAGCCTGATGAGCTGCTGGACAGCATGTCCGAGTGGTGCAAGGAGCATCACGGCAAG tctGGCCTTACAAAGGCCGTGAAGGAGAGTAAAATCTCACTGCAGCAAGCGGAGTATGAGTTCCTGTCCTTTGTGCGGCAACAGACACCCCCAGGGCTCTGTCCTCTTGCAG GTAACTCTGTTCACGCAGATAAGAAGTTCCTTGACAAATACATGCCTCAGTTCATGAGGCACCTCCATTACCGGATCATTGACGTCAGCACTGTCAAAGAACTTTGCAG ACGCTGGTATCCAGAAGAATACGAGTTTGCACCAAAGAAGGCGGCTTCTCACAG AGCGCTTGACGACATCAGGGAAAGCATCAAAGAGCTCCAGTTCTACAGAGACAGCATCTTCAAGAGGAAAACggatgagaagaaaaggaaactaaTAGAGAATGGAGAGAGTGAGAAATCTGCCAGTTGA
- the RBM7 gene encoding RNA-binding protein 7 isoform X2, producing the protein MGAAAAEADRTLFVGNLDPKVTEELIFELFHQAGPVIKVKIPKDRDGRPKQFAFVNFKHEESVPYGLSLLNGIKLFGRPIKIQFRAGSSHASQDGNSVSSPHGAAGNAPSGSPHPAPTCGRYDRIPDSTVAAGFSAQRPLPTADGLPRQAPMHGAARQQPPAFALPGAFQHAPHTFHPALASQPPRRPELPSQRKGRLSAHPYHFAREQRFGERGSEFCRGGREDYGFEERGHDPEHRYREPIYDERHRDGWSHDYDYRRESYREVKWHPSRH; encoded by the exons AtgggcgcggcggcggcggaggcggATCGGACCCTCTTTGTGGGCAACCTGGACCCCAAGGTCACCGAGGAGCTCATCTTCGAGCTCTTCCACCAG GCAGGCCCGGTGATCAAGGTGAAGATCCCCAAGGACCGAGATGGGAGGCCCAAGCAATTCGCCTTTGTCAACTTCAAGCACGAGGAGTCCGTCCCTTACGGGCTGAGCCTGCTCAATGGGATCAAGCTGTTCGGGAGGCCCATCAAAATCCAGTTCCGAGCAG GGAGCAGTCATGCCTCTCAGGATGGAAATTCAGTTTCTTCCCCACACGGAGCCGCTGGCAACGCCCCTTCTGGCTCACCGCATCCAGCACCCACCTGTGGCAG ATACGACAGGATTCCTGACAGCACGGTAGCAGCAGGGTTCTCGGCGCAGCGGCCGCTGCCGACAGCGGACGGCCTTCCGAGACAAGCGCCG ATGCACGGGGCCGCGCGGCAGCAGCCGCCCGCCTTCGCCCTCCCCGGCGCCTTCCAGCACGCTCCCCACACCTTCCACCCCGCGCTGGCTTCCCAGCCTCCCCGGCGCCCGGAGCTGCCGTCGCAGCGCAAGGGCCGGCTCAGCGCCCACCCCTATCACTTCGCCCGTGAGCAGCGCTTCGGGGAGCGAGGCTCCGAGTTCTGCCGGGGCGGGAGGGAGGATTACGGTTTCGAGGAGAGGGGCCACGACCCCGAGCACCGCTACCGGGAGCCCATCTACGACGAGAGGCACCGGGACGGCTGGAGCCACGACTACGACTACCGGAGGGAGAGCTACAGGGAGGTCAAGTGGCACCCGTCGCGGCATTAG